In Streptomyces durocortorensis, a genomic segment contains:
- the rplW gene encoding 50S ribosomal protein L23 yields the protein MSEATVTSKTYSDPRDVLVKPVVSEKSYALLDENKYTFIVAPGSNKTQIKQAVEAVFSVKVTGVNTINRQGKRKRTKTGFGKRADTKRAIVTLAEGDRIDIFGGPTS from the coding sequence ATGAGCGAGGCGACCGTTACCAGCAAGACGTACTCGGACCCGCGTGACGTTCTCGTCAAGCCCGTGGTCTCCGAGAAGAGCTACGCGCTGCTCGACGAGAACAAGTACACGTTCATCGTCGCGCCCGGCTCCAACAAGACCCAGATCAAGCAGGCCGTGGAAGCGGTCTTCTCGGTCAAGGTCACCGGGGTCAACACGATCAACCGGCAGGGTAAGCGCAAGCGCACCAAGACCGGCTTCGGCAAGCGCGCCGACACGAAGCGCGCCATCGTGACCCTCGCCGAGGGCGACCGTATCGACATCTTCGGCGGCCCGACCTCCTAG